A single window of Dehalococcoidia bacterium DNA harbors:
- a CDS encoding MBL fold metallo-hydrolase, whose protein sequence is MRKITSGVYQVKVPMPRNPEIPDGGLGYTLVYLIESRDGWTMIDSGWNTREGLDALDKQLHATGAEWTDVRDLIVTHFHSDHLGLAAAVKERSHARLIMHELDAPEALARRWGTGIDARRKEFAVWAVAQGVPHDDARHMGPPNRPEAMKDLQVKVELQVRGNEVLRRDGTELHVLWTPGHTPGHISIYDPRRKLLFSGDHLLPRITPNISYIPTIGGSPLSDYLRSLDELEHLDVKHVLSPHEGTFHGLRKRLGELRRHHGARMRQMLRALRDGPLTAWQIASHVRWRVGTWEHLSLRTRQFALQETVAHLRHMVDEGILRESPRDGVVYYELVKPAKA, encoded by the coding sequence GTGCGCAAGATCACGTCAGGCGTCTACCAGGTCAAGGTGCCCATGCCGAGGAATCCGGAGATACCGGACGGCGGACTCGGCTACACGCTGGTCTACCTCATCGAAAGCCGTGACGGCTGGACGATGATAGACTCCGGCTGGAACACACGAGAGGGACTGGACGCCCTGGACAAGCAACTGCATGCCACCGGCGCCGAGTGGACAGACGTGCGCGACCTCATCGTGACCCATTTCCACTCGGACCACCTGGGCCTGGCCGCCGCCGTGAAGGAGCGCTCCCACGCGCGGCTTATCATGCACGAGCTTGACGCCCCTGAAGCGCTGGCCAGGCGCTGGGGCACGGGCATTGACGCGCGACGGAAGGAGTTCGCCGTGTGGGCCGTCGCTCAGGGCGTGCCGCACGACGACGCCCGGCACATGGGGCCGCCGAACAGGCCGGAGGCCATGAAGGACCTCCAGGTGAAGGTGGAACTCCAGGTGCGGGGCAACGAAGTCCTGCGACGGGACGGGACGGAATTACACGTCCTGTGGACACCCGGGCATACCCCGGGCCACATCTCCATCTACGACCCACGGCGCAAGCTGCTGTTCTCCGGCGACCACCTTCTGCCGCGCATCACGCCCAACATATCGTATATTCCCACCATCGGCGGCAGCCCCCTCAGCGATTACCTCCGTTCCCTCGATGAGCTGGAGCATCTGGATGTAAAGCACGTCCTCTCGCCGCACGAGGGGACCTTTCATGGCCTGCGGAAGCGTCTGGGAGAGCTTCGCCGCCACCACGGCGCGCGCATGCGGCAGATGCTGCGGGCGCTGCGGGACGGACCGCTCACGGCATGGCAGATTGCCTCACACGTGAGGTGGCGCGTCGGCACATGGGAGCACCTGTCGCTCCGGACGCGGCAGTTCGCGCTGCAGGAGACAGTCGCCCACCTGCGCCACATGGTGGACGAGGGGATACTCCGAGAGTCGCCGCGGGACGGTGTTGTATACTACGAGCTTGTGAAGCCCGCGAAGGCGTGA